In a genomic window of Telopea speciosissima isolate NSW1024214 ecotype Mountain lineage chromosome 5, Tspe_v1, whole genome shotgun sequence:
- the LOC122662713 gene encoding aminoacylase-1-like isoform X2, translated as MKCVGMQYLEAIRRLKNSGFQPVRTVYVSFVPDEEISSHDGAQKLAESKEFQKMNVGILLDEGLASTNENYRVFFAERSPWWLVIKATGSPGHGSKLYDNSAMENLMKSIESVTSFRAAQFDMVQAGLKEAGEVISVTMVFLKAGTPSPTGFVMNLQPSEAEAGFDIRIPPTADEKLLEKLIEEEWAPSSRNMTFEFKGKVSTLDEFGKPVFTATDGSNPWWALLEGAVKKANGKLGKPEVFPASTDSQYFRQRGLPAIGFSPMANTPILLHDHNEFLNQVEYLKGIEIYESIIKAYTSYTEHTRNAASRDEL; from the exons ATGAAGTGTGTTGGGATGCAGTACCTGGAAGCCATACGCCGATTGAAGAACTCTGGGTTCCAGCCGGTTAGGACTGTCTATGTTTCGTTCGTTCCAGACGAGGAAATATCCAGCCATGACGGGGCTCAGAAATTAGCCGAATCGAAAGAATTCCAGAAAATGAATGTTGGGATACTCCTTGACGAAG GGCTGGCTTCGACGAATGAAAATTACCGTGTTTTCTTTGCTGAGAGGAGCCCGTGGTGGCTTGTGATTAAGGCTACTGGTTCCCCTGGTCATGGGTCAAAACTTTATGACAATAGTGCAATGGAGAACCTAATGAAGAGCATCGAGAGTGTGACGAGTTTCCGGGCTGCCCAATTTGACATGGTGCAGGCGGGTTTGAAGGAAGCAGGCGAGGTCATATCAGTGACCATGGTCTTCTTGAAGGCTGGCACGCCATCTCCAACT GGGTTTGTTATGAATCTGCAGCCATCTGAAGCTGAAGCAGGTTTTGACATTCGAATCCCACCAACTGCTGATGAGAAATTATTGGAAAAACTGATTGAAGAGGAATGGGCACCTTCTTCACGCAACATGACATTTGAG TTTAAAGGAAAGGTTTCCACTCTTGATGAGTTTGGGAAGCCAGTCTTCACTGCTACAGATGGCTCTAATCCATGGTGGGCCCTTTTAGAAGGGGCTGTAAAGAAAGCTAATGGCAAACTTGGTAAACCAGAAGTTTTTCCAGCCTCAACAGATTCTCAATACTTCAGACAACGAGGATTGCCAGCAATTGGCTTCTCTCCCATGGCAAACACTCCTATTCTGCTTCATGACCATAATGAG TTTCTAAATCAAGTGGAGTACCTGAAAGGAATTGAAATATATGAGTCAATCATCAAAGCATACACATCTTACACTGAGCACACAAGGAATGCTGCTTCCAGAGATGAGTTGTAA
- the LOC122662716 gene encoding 40S ribosomal protein S5-like: protein MAVAVPQSEVKLFNRWSFEEVQFQDISLVDYIAVNSTKHATYVPHTAGRYSVKRFRKAQCPIVERLTNSLMMHGRNNGKKLMAVRIIKHAMEIIHLLTDLNPIQVIVDAVINSGPREDATRIGSAGVVRRQAVDISPLRRVNQPIYLLTTGARESAFRNIKTIAECLADELINGAKGSSNSYAQQEHQLPKKTNPSFPKSN from the coding sequence ATGGCGGTTGCTGTACCACAGTCGGAGGTGAAGCTTTTCAATCGATGGTCGTTTGAAGAAGTTCAGTTTCAAGATATTTCTTTGGTGGATTACATTGCTGTCAACTCAACCAAGCATGCCACTTATGTACCACACACAGCAGGAAGGTACTCAGTCAAAAGATTCAGGAAGGCCCAGTGCCCCATTGTGGAGAGGCTGACCAATTCTCTGATGATGCATGGACGAAACAACGGAAAGAAACTAATGGCTGTCCGAATTATCAAGCATGCTATGGAAATCATCCATCTCCTCACAGATTTAAACCCTATTCAAGTAATTGTTGATGCAGTTATCAACAGTGGGCCAAGAGAAGATGCTACTCGAATTGGTTCAGCTGGTGTGGTGAGGCGTCAGGCTGTTGATATCTCTCCTCTGAGGCGTGTTAACCAACCAATATATCTTCTTACAACAGGTGCTCGTGAGAGTGCTTTTAGGAATATCAAGACCATTGCAGAATGCTTGGCAGATGAGCTCATCAATGGGGCCAAGGGATCATCCAACAGTTATGCTCAGCAAGAACATCAATTACCCAAAAAGacaaaccctagtttccctaaATCTAACTGA
- the LOC122662713 gene encoding aminoacylase-1-like isoform X1, translated as MEGIYEICSLSSVPRFLISLLFFFLFTSTAVVVSLREDSSAIISRFQQYLRINTAHPNPDYSAAADFIISQAKTIGLESQSLEFVKGKPIVLVKWPGTNPDLPSILLNSHTDVVPAENNKWTHPPFDAHLDQAGDIYARGSQDMKCVGMQYLEAIRRLKNSGFQPVRTVYVSFVPDEEISSHDGAQKLAESKEFQKMNVGILLDEGLASTNENYRVFFAERSPWWLVIKATGSPGHGSKLYDNSAMENLMKSIESVTSFRAAQFDMVQAGLKEAGEVISVTMVFLKAGTPSPTGFVMNLQPSEAEAGFDIRIPPTADEKLLEKLIEEEWAPSSRNMTFEFKGKVSTLDEFGKPVFTATDGSNPWWALLEGAVKKANGKLGKPEVFPASTDSQYFRQRGLPAIGFSPMANTPILLHDHNEFLNQVEYLKGIEIYESIIKAYTSYTEHTRNAASRDEL; from the exons ATGGAGGGAATTTATGAAATTTGCTCTCTCTCTTCAGTTCCTCGTTTTCTAATTTcccttctgttcttcttcttgttcacATCGACAGCAGTAGTTGTTTCACTGCGAGAGGATTCATCGGCGATAATCTCAAGATTCCAACAGTATCTTCGAATTAACACAGCTCACCCTAACCCTGACTACTCTGCCGCTGCAGATTTCATCATCTCTCAAGCCAAAACCATCGGCCTCGAATCGCAATCCCTTGAATTCGTGAAGGGCAAGCCTATTGTTCTTGTCAAATGGCCTGGTACAAACCCTGATCTCCCTTCTATTCTCTTGAATTCACACACGGACGTGGTACCTGCCGAGAACAATAAATGGACTCACCCTCCTTTTGATGCTCACTTGGATCAGGCCGGAGATATCTATGCCAGAGGATCGCAGGACATGAAGTGTGTTGGGATGCAGTACCTGGAAGCCATACGCCGATTGAAGAACTCTGGGTTCCAGCCGGTTAGGACTGTCTATGTTTCGTTCGTTCCAGACGAGGAAATATCCAGCCATGACGGGGCTCAGAAATTAGCCGAATCGAAAGAATTCCAGAAAATGAATGTTGGGATACTCCTTGACGAAG GGCTGGCTTCGACGAATGAAAATTACCGTGTTTTCTTTGCTGAGAGGAGCCCGTGGTGGCTTGTGATTAAGGCTACTGGTTCCCCTGGTCATGGGTCAAAACTTTATGACAATAGTGCAATGGAGAACCTAATGAAGAGCATCGAGAGTGTGACGAGTTTCCGGGCTGCCCAATTTGACATGGTGCAGGCGGGTTTGAAGGAAGCAGGCGAGGTCATATCAGTGACCATGGTCTTCTTGAAGGCTGGCACGCCATCTCCAACT GGGTTTGTTATGAATCTGCAGCCATCTGAAGCTGAAGCAGGTTTTGACATTCGAATCCCACCAACTGCTGATGAGAAATTATTGGAAAAACTGATTGAAGAGGAATGGGCACCTTCTTCACGCAACATGACATTTGAG TTTAAAGGAAAGGTTTCCACTCTTGATGAGTTTGGGAAGCCAGTCTTCACTGCTACAGATGGCTCTAATCCATGGTGGGCCCTTTTAGAAGGGGCTGTAAAGAAAGCTAATGGCAAACTTGGTAAACCAGAAGTTTTTCCAGCCTCAACAGATTCTCAATACTTCAGACAACGAGGATTGCCAGCAATTGGCTTCTCTCCCATGGCAAACACTCCTATTCTGCTTCATGACCATAATGAG TTTCTAAATCAAGTGGAGTACCTGAAAGGAATTGAAATATATGAGTCAATCATCAAAGCATACACATCTTACACTGAGCACACAAGGAATGCTGCTTCCAGAGATGAGTTGTAA